From Gemmatimonadota bacterium:
GGATCAGCCTCCGCGAGAACCGCGGGCGATCACCGCTTCGGCCGTTTCGATCCAGACGTCGGTTCCCTGGATGAACTGAGCCACATTCTGATTCGCTTGCTGCGCGTAAGCCTGGCCCTGCACGAGGTACCCTCGAAGCTCCCTCAGCACCGGAAGATAGCGCTGAGCAATTTCAACGCTCGTGCTTTCGCGCATCGCGCGGTCGATCGGCTGGTACAGGGCCACCCCGTGGAAGAAGTTCACCTGCGACCGGAACGCATCTGTGATCCCTTCGAGGTTCTTCGCCGCGACGATGAGTCGGACGCCGTCCTGAAGATCCCCGGCCTCGGTGATCTCCTTGGTCCACCCGTGGCTGAAAAGGATGCCCCCGAGCTGGTCGGGTGACTGCTCCGTCGCCGCGTTCGCCAGGCGAATCTCCTCAATCGCCCCGTCGAGATTGCCGGACTCGAGTTGCCACTGCGCCATCTGGACGTGCGCGTTGGGAAGGTCGGGCTGAAGCTCGAGGGCCCGCTGCATCCGCTGGATCGCTTCCGCATAATCGCCGTTGCGTGCGTACGCGCTCGCCAGGAGGCTCTGGATCTGCGGGTCCTGCGCAAAGAGTTCCATCGCGCGGCGGCCGAAGTCGATCGCGTTTTCCACTTCGCCGAGCTGGATCCGAGCGCGGATCAAGTTGTGGATGTGCCGGATGTCGGTCTCCACTCCGCGCGCTTCGAAGACGGCCTCGAGCGAACGGAGGGCATTCCGATACAGCTCGGCGACTTCGGGCGAAATCTGGGGCGGCCCACCCGCTCCGACCGGCCGAGGCTCGAGCGCCGCCCGCGCTCCGGCCGCACGCATTGCGTACGTGCCGTACGCTTCATGAATGTCCACGTCATCGGGATTCTGCTCGACCCCGGCGCGGACCAACTCCATCGCGCCTTCGTCGTTTCCGGCCTGCGCGAGCTGATAGGCAAGCTGCATACGGACCTGTGCATTGTCCGGGTTCAGCTCGAGATAGCGAGAGTAATAGTCGAACGCCTTGTCGTTTTCTCCGAGCTGGAGGGCGGCGTAACCGGCCCCTTCCAGGTTCGGGCTGCTATAGGGGTCGGCCTCCAGAAGGACTTCGAACTCCTCGAGCGCTTCCTCGAACCGCTCGAGCTCCTGATAGGTCCGCGCGAGCGCCGTGCGGGCCTGCCGCGACTCGGGTGCGAGCTCGACGGCCCGCGTGCAGTACTGAAGTGCTCCCTCCCAATTCCCGGAATTGTAGTCCTGAAAGCAGTAGCTGATCTGGTTCAGGCGATCCACCGTTTCCTGGAAGAAGGCGAGAATCTGGTCGGCCGCCTGGCGCGTCTCTCTCTCAGGAAGCGGATCGGGGGTCACGCTGAATTCCTCCCCGCCCGGGACCGTGAAGAACGACCCCGTGAAACGGATGTTGCCGCCCTCGGTCGCGTAGTCGCCGCAGAAAACCAGGGGCACCCTCAGGAGGTCGGCGAGCTGACGCGCGGTCGTGCAATCAAGATTGCTCGCCCGAAGGTCATACTGCCGCGCCGCCTGGTCCGTATCCCGCTCGGACATGGCCACATGAGTGGGGAGGTCGAGGATGTCTCGGACGCGATCGGAGACGTCCGCGCCGAAATTCTCCCGGGTGCCGTCGGTCGGCTTCAGATTGGCCACCATGACTCGGAAGCGTCCCCCCTCCTGGGCCTCGCTGTGCGCCGGAAAGGTAGGGATCGTCAGCAGGGCTCCGCTGAAGAGGAGGAGACTCACGCCCGCTCGTCGGGTACAGGTCATCTTGCCACTCTCCGGAATATGTCGTGAGACGGATCTGGCCCGGTTATTCACGGGCCCGGAGGCTCGTTCGGCCTTCGCGTATGCGCACTCCTACGACTATGCCTTGCTACGAAACGACGCCTAAGAGAAGGTTCGCCCCTTCGCACGTCAACCACCCCTGCCGGGCGTTCCCGTGATTCGCGACCGGCCGGGCTGCGGAGTGGGCCGGGAGGCCCATTCGGGCCCTCGCACACTAGGCGAGGTCGAGGCGATCCGTCAAGCTTTAACGTTCACATGACAATACCAGCACACTTCGTAAAAGGATCCGTCCGATGACCCCCCCTTTGACCCCCCCTTGCCGATGACGCGCGACCTCCACCCTGATCTCCTGGTCATCGGAGCGGGCGTGATCGGGCTCGCTTCCGCTCTCGAAGCCGCTCGCATGGGGCTCCGGGTCACGGTGATCGAACGCGGGCAGGCGGCGGCGAGGGGCGCGACCCATGCGGCCGCGGGAATGCTCTCCCCCCTCGGAGAGGCTCGGAATGCGGGGGCACTCTTCGAGTTGGGGCTCCGGAGCCTGCGGATGTACGAACGCTGGGTCCAGGGGATCGAGGAGGACTCGGGAATCTCCGTCGAGTTTCGGAAATGCGGCAAGCTTCGCGTCGCCCTCACGGACGACGAAGTCGGAGCGCTCGAGGCGCGCGCGATTCTGGCGAGGAATCGGGGAGTCCCGGCGGAATGGCTTCCGCCGGACGCGATCCGCGGCGCCGGACCGCAGGTCACTCCGTCCGTTCGCGCAGCACTCCTGATCCACGACGACTTCCGCGTAGACAACCGCCGACTCGGGGACGCGCTGGCCCGCGCCGCGACTCACCACGGTGTCGAGCTCCGCATGGGCACGGAAGCGATCACGGTCCTGGCCGAGCGCAGCCGATTCACCGGCGTTCGGCTCGCAGATGGATCCACGATCCCGGCCGGACGAGTCCTCCTCGCGGCAGGCGCTTGGTCCCCGCTCCTGGAGGGTCTCCCAGCTCCTCTTCCCGTCCGCCCCGTGCGAGGACAGATGCTCGCCCTGCTTCCGGCGACCCCCCCCGCGTCGCAGGTGATCGAGAGCGAGGACGTCTACCTCGTTCCGAGAGACGATGGGCGAGTCCTCGTGGGCGCCACGATGGAGGAGGCCGGATATCGGATCGAGAACA
This genomic window contains:
- a CDS encoding tetratricopeptide repeat protein; translated protein: MTCTRRAGVSLLLFSGALLTIPTFPAHSEAQEGGRFRVMVANLKPTDGTRENFGADVSDRVRDILDLPTHVAMSERDTDQAARQYDLRASNLDCTTARQLADLLRVPLVFCGDYATEGGNIRFTGSFFTVPGGEEFSVTPDPLPERETRQAADQILAFFQETVDRLNQISYCFQDYNSGNWEGALQYCTRAVELAPESRQARTALARTYQELERFEEALEEFEVLLEADPYSSPNLEGAGYAALQLGENDKAFDYYSRYLELNPDNAQVRMQLAYQLAQAGNDEGAMELVRAGVEQNPDDVDIHEAYGTYAMRAAGARAALEPRPVGAGGPPQISPEVAELYRNALRSLEAVFEARGVETDIRHIHNLIRARIQLGEVENAIDFGRRAMELFAQDPQIQSLLASAYARNGDYAEAIQRMQRALELQPDLPNAHVQMAQWQLESGNLDGAIEEIRLANAATEQSPDQLGGILFSHGWTKEITEAGDLQDGVRLIVAAKNLEGITDAFRSQVNFFHGVALYQPIDRAMRESTSVEIAQRYLPVLRELRGYLVQGQAYAQQANQNVAQFIQGTDVWIETAEAVIARGSRGG
- the thiO gene encoding glycine oxidase ThiO, whose product is MTRDLHPDLLVIGAGVIGLASALEAARMGLRVTVIERGQAAARGATHAAAGMLSPLGEARNAGALFELGLRSLRMYERWVQGIEEDSGISVEFRKCGKLRVALTDDEVGALEARAILARNRGVPAEWLPPDAIRGAGPQVTPSVRAALLIHDDFRVDNRRLGDALARAATHHGVELRMGTEAITVLAERSRFTGVRLADGSTIPAGRVLLAAGAWSPLLEGLPAPLPVRPVRGQMLALLPATPPASQVIESEDVYLVPRDDGRVLVGATMEEAGYRIENTAAGIRRLLEGAIRLAPHLADAPLTEIWSGLRPGTSDGNPLIGPDPELEGLLIATGHFRNGILLAPITAHLIGRLFEGEGAAVPSELAGLPSELAAPPSAFAALLSEFAPGRTRRPAS